A single window of Vibrio sp. HB236076 DNA harbors:
- a CDS encoding GtrA family protein, translating to MNQVCQSWALRWSKLQGEQKMHGLYWGVTVLVAVLSGYNLHISLIENVAHDALSYMPSYTEKFISEGRWINFALFEGLKRMPPDLAALLSNAFLFVFSFVVAHRFRPVLWSSVLFALVALNIPYFTMLFKWPMTLVPGTLMMALFALLSNKMSRTVLLLTAGVLFFATYPAFYFLMPLLFVGPLQRASWPELLRFVAVWIAGYVLGYGVSQASVYLYTTLATDHGHWIEFAQWRKSTPMHDVASLWQNVLKSSGNFERNARYIADLSGWFYLPVLAVMLWALGQEFKYCVLVFMVIFSIYASVLVLGVNVPLRSGITLPLGLMMFALLVKTDWARGALLLCLCVPFAYKMHDYNFGYNHKRIYMAQLFNANDARHYLKQPQQFKRIVVTLDERKMSDYFYDLTRSRTFINRHNLREHYIKPFLYKNGWGFDQIQVKNIKRPETPVGKAKVQKQGNTLLMTLE from the coding sequence ATGAATCAAGTATGTCAGTCTTGGGCTTTACGTTGGTCTAAACTGCAAGGCGAGCAAAAAATGCACGGCTTGTATTGGGGGGTTACTGTACTGGTGGCCGTGCTGAGCGGGTATAACCTACACATCTCTTTGATTGAAAATGTCGCCCACGATGCGCTCAGTTACATGCCGAGCTACACCGAGAAGTTTATCTCAGAAGGGCGTTGGATTAACTTTGCCTTGTTTGAGGGGCTCAAACGCATGCCTCCGGATCTGGCCGCGCTACTGAGCAACGCGTTTTTGTTTGTCTTTAGCTTTGTCGTTGCCCATCGCTTTCGTCCGGTGTTGTGGTCTTCTGTGTTGTTTGCTCTGGTGGCGTTAAACATCCCTTATTTTACCATGCTGTTTAAATGGCCAATGACCTTAGTGCCGGGGACCTTGATGATGGCGCTGTTTGCTTTATTGAGCAATAAGATGTCCCGTACGGTCTTGTTACTGACGGCTGGGGTACTGTTTTTTGCAACCTATCCGGCGTTTTACTTTTTAATGCCCTTGCTGTTTGTTGGCCCACTGCAGCGCGCCTCTTGGCCAGAGCTGTTGCGGTTTGTCGCGGTGTGGATTGCCGGTTATGTGTTGGGGTATGGCGTGTCACAAGCTTCGGTGTATTTGTACACCACTCTTGCCACTGACCATGGGCATTGGATTGAGTTTGCCCAATGGCGAAAGTCGACCCCGATGCACGATGTGGCTTCTCTGTGGCAAAACGTATTGAAAAGCAGTGGTAATTTTGAACGCAATGCCCGTTATATTGCCGATCTCAGTGGGTGGTTTTACTTGCCGGTGTTGGCGGTAATGCTTTGGGCTTTGGGTCAAGAGTTCAAGTATTGTGTACTGGTGTTTATGGTGATTTTTTCTATTTACGCCAGTGTTCTTGTCTTAGGGGTGAACGTGCCGTTGCGCTCTGGGATCACCTTACCCTTAGGGTTGATGATGTTTGCTTTGTTGGTTAAGACCGACTGGGCTCGCGGCGCTTTACTGCTGTGTTTGTGCGTGCCCTTTGCCTACAAAATGCATGACTACAATTTTGGCTATAACCATAAGCGCATTTACATGGCTCAGTTGTTTAACGCCAATGATGCACGTCATTACCTCAAGCAACCCCAGCAATTTAAGCGTATTGTCGTCACCCTTGATGAACGAAAAATGAGTGATTATTTTTATGATTTGACTCGCTCAAGAACCTTTATTAATCGCCACAATTTACGCGAGCACTACATCAAGCCGTTTTTGTATAAAAACGGGTGGGGATTTGATCAGATCCAAGTGAAAAATATCAAACGGCCTGAGACCCCAGTCGGTAAAGCCAAGGTGCAAAAACAAGGCAATACTTTGTTGATGACATTGGAATAA
- the dctP gene encoding TRAP transporter substrate-binding protein DctP, with amino-acid sequence MKTSIFLLIAACVTASLSLQAKTLVLSHAMSLDSAAHQGMVIFADKVQQKSYGELTVEIKANSEFGYGRKLAEHVINGNLDIAKINGSLAEAFEPNYTALSLPFLFRNTAHMRSFIRSEVAQEILHSSSGKGFIGLTFYDSGSRSFYSTEPITSPDDLHGKKIRVPESPTMLQMVEAFNAEPVLMPLPKVYDSLEQGLIDVAENDISTLVEMQHADLTKFYSTNQHTMSPDVLIISESTWNKLSKVEQRILKQAASDSLDEEIKIWNRLEIKNIANARNQGVTFIRSDKQAFRNKVKPLFDEAMKDENIAYYVEKINNL; translated from the coding sequence ATGAAAACGTCAATATTTCTCTTGATTGCAGCCTGTGTCACCGCCAGTCTGTCACTGCAAGCCAAAACCTTAGTGCTCAGTCATGCAATGAGTTTAGACAGTGCCGCGCACCAAGGTATGGTTATTTTTGCCGACAAGGTACAACAAAAATCCTATGGAGAGTTAACGGTAGAGATCAAAGCCAATTCAGAGTTTGGTTACGGTCGTAAATTGGCCGAACACGTGATCAATGGCAACTTGGACATCGCCAAGATAAACGGTTCATTAGCCGAGGCCTTTGAGCCCAATTACACGGCCTTATCTCTGCCGTTTTTATTTCGCAATACCGCGCACATGAGAAGCTTTATCCGCAGTGAGGTTGCTCAAGAAATTTTACACTCAAGTTCAGGGAAAGGCTTTATTGGCCTCACTTTTTACGACTCAGGCTCACGCAGTTTTTACTCGACTGAGCCTATCACCTCACCTGACGACTTACACGGCAAAAAAATTCGCGTCCCCGAATCCCCCACCATGCTCCAAATGGTTGAAGCCTTTAACGCCGAGCCGGTTTTAATGCCGCTGCCTAAGGTGTACGACAGTTTAGAGCAAGGCCTTATTGATGTGGCGGAAAATGACATATCCACTTTAGTTGAAATGCAGCATGCCGACCTGACCAAGTTTTACTCAACCAATCAGCACACCATGAGCCCCGATGTCTTGATCATCTCTGAGTCGACTTGGAATAAGTTATCGAAAGTAGAGCAGCGGATCTTAAAACAAGCAGCGTCGGACTCACTTGATGAAGAAATTAAAATTTGGAACCGGTTAGAGATAAAAAATATCGCCAATGCCAGAAATCAAGGTGTCACCTTTATTCGTTCGGACAAACAAGCGTTCAGAAACAAAGTAAAGCCCTTATTTGACGAAGCAATGAAAGATGAAAACATCGCTTATTACGTTGAAAAAATAAACAATTTATAA
- a CDS encoding TRAP transporter large permease: protein MDISIGFWLLCLFLLMTALSVPIAVAIALSSLIIMFTILPFDVAVMTAGQKMVTGVDSFSLLAIPFFILAGNIMNRGGIAARLVNFAKLLVGRLPGSLSQVNVLSNMMFGSVSGSAVAAAAAVGKTLSPQIEKEGYDKSFTTAVNVASCPAGLLIPPSNSLIVFSVVSGGTSVAALFIAGYVPGILMGLSCMLVAYFIAKRKGYGVQTYQRPTFSQVLTTLWQALPSLGLIVVVIGGITGGVFTATEGACIAVLYALTLSLCYRSLSIKDIKTICIESTEITAIMLFLIGASTIMSWAMAFTGLPTLISDWMLSISDNPIMIFILMNIILLVVGMFMDLTPALLIFTPIFMPIANQLGMHDVHFAMMIIFNLCIGIATPPVGTALFVGCSVSGAKIEQVIKAIWPFCAVLIATLMLITFIPDISLFLPRLFGLIP from the coding sequence ATGGATATTTCGATTGGATTTTGGTTGTTGTGTTTATTTCTTCTCATGACAGCATTGAGTGTCCCCATTGCCGTGGCCATTGCGCTTTCTTCGCTGATCATTATGTTTACCATTTTGCCGTTTGATGTCGCCGTCATGACCGCTGGGCAAAAAATGGTCACTGGGGTCGACAGCTTCAGTTTGCTGGCCATTCCTTTTTTCATTTTGGCAGGCAACATCATGAACCGCGGAGGTATCGCCGCTAGGCTGGTCAATTTTGCCAAACTGCTGGTCGGGCGTCTTCCTGGCTCTTTATCTCAGGTCAATGTTTTGTCCAACATGATGTTTGGCTCAGTATCGGGGTCAGCGGTAGCCGCCGCCGCCGCCGTGGGGAAAACACTGTCACCCCAAATTGAAAAAGAAGGTTACGACAAATCATTTACCACCGCGGTCAATGTCGCATCGTGCCCGGCAGGGTTATTGATCCCACCGAGTAACTCATTGATTGTCTTTTCTGTTGTCAGTGGCGGGACGTCTGTCGCGGCCTTGTTCATCGCCGGGTATGTCCCTGGGATTTTAATGGGGTTAAGTTGTATGCTCGTGGCCTACTTTATCGCTAAACGCAAAGGCTATGGCGTCCAAACCTATCAGCGTCCGACCTTTTCTCAAGTCCTGACCACCCTGTGGCAAGCACTTCCGAGTTTAGGTTTGATTGTCGTTGTCATTGGCGGGATCACCGGAGGGGTATTTACGGCAACTGAGGGGGCCTGTATCGCCGTGCTTTACGCCCTAACCCTGTCATTGTGCTACCGCTCGTTAAGCATAAAAGACATCAAAACCATCTGTATTGAAAGTACTGAAATTACCGCCATCATGTTATTTTTGATTGGCGCTTCAACCATTATGTCTTGGGCAATGGCTTTCACAGGTTTACCGACACTGATCAGTGATTGGATGTTATCGATCTCAGACAACCCTATCATGATCTTTATTTTGATGAATATCATCTTATTGGTGGTCGGGATGTTTATGGATTTAACCCCTGCGCTGCTGATCTTCACTCCTATTTTTATGCCGATTGCCAATCAGTTAGGAATGCACGATGTCCATTTCGCGATGATGATTATTTTTAACTTGTGCATCGGGATTGCCACCCCACCGGTTGGCACGGCGCTGTTTGTTGGTTGCAGTGTCAGCGGGGCCAAAATTGAGCAGGTGATCAAAGCCATTTGGCCATTTTGCGCGGTGTTAATTGCCACTTTAATGCTGATTACCTTTATCCCTGACATCAGTTTATTCCTGCCTCGCCTATTTGGGCTAATACCGTAA
- a CDS encoding TRAP transporter small permease — MKNRLDCFRRGLDNSLLCVCGAALFVLVIAVTWQVFSRYILNDPSSFTDELARYTMIWLGLLGASYLFGKNGHLAITLLPESLPRQYKRFLLTLIHLLSLAFVSLAMIKGGLALISRTWHQFSPSLQLPMAYVYTILPLAGSLMALYIILNVVEMFCSDQNNDLT, encoded by the coding sequence ATGAAAAACCGTCTTGATTGTTTTCGCCGAGGCCTCGATAACAGCTTACTTTGTGTGTGTGGCGCGGCGTTATTCGTGCTGGTTATCGCGGTAACTTGGCAGGTGTTCAGTCGTTATATTCTCAATGATCCGAGCTCGTTTACCGATGAACTGGCTCGCTATACCATGATTTGGCTTGGCCTGCTCGGTGCCAGTTATTTATTTGGCAAAAATGGTCATCTCGCCATTACCCTACTGCCCGAGTCATTGCCTCGTCAATATAAGCGCTTTTTACTTACCCTTATCCACCTGTTGTCTCTCGCATTTGTCTCTCTGGCCATGATCAAAGGGGGGTTGGCATTGATAAGCCGAACTTGGCATCAATTTTCACCCTCGCTGCAACTCCCTATGGCGTATGTCTACACCATCTTGCCTCTCGCTGGCTCATTAATGGCCCTCTACATCATTTTAAATGTCGTTGAGATGTTCTGCTCAGACCAAAATAACGATCTCACTTAA
- a CDS encoding LysR family transcriptional regulator encodes MSLDNKRLHPTWLKTFTTLVETGHFTRTAEILFMTQPGVSQHVKKLEEACGQALISRVNKQCHITDAGKKVYHYALKAQKLERELIETINQQDPYSGEYRLACSGALALRLFPVLLTLQRQYPKLLTHLEAAPNHQMLQGVKNGTLDVALVTSTPSEGLYDSELIGYEPLCLIVPAKVQTSSVDTLVEKLLSLGLIHHPDIEHYLSLYLGKTALTELKTLTVHHFAKKAYINQIHQILEPVAEGLGFTVLPQSALDSFSRHHQVQILEPQHPVKEPLYWVTKRHRPLPERFTKLKQRIKDTLELSNAS; translated from the coding sequence ATGTCTCTTGACAACAAACGCCTTCACCCGACGTGGTTGAAAACGTTCACCACCTTAGTGGAAACCGGCCACTTTACCCGCACGGCTGAAATTTTATTTATGACTCAACCGGGTGTCAGTCAGCATGTCAAAAAGCTCGAGGAAGCGTGTGGCCAAGCCCTGATTTCGAGAGTCAACAAACAATGCCACATCACCGATGCGGGTAAAAAAGTCTATCACTATGCATTAAAAGCCCAAAAGCTGGAACGCGAGTTGATTGAAACCATCAACCAGCAAGACCCATACAGCGGTGAGTATCGACTCGCCTGCTCTGGCGCACTGGCGTTGCGGCTCTTTCCCGTGTTGCTTACCTTGCAACGACAATACCCCAAATTGCTGACCCACTTAGAAGCCGCGCCGAATCACCAGATGTTACAGGGCGTGAAAAATGGCACGCTTGATGTTGCCTTAGTGACATCGACCCCAAGTGAAGGCTTATACGACAGTGAGTTGATTGGCTATGAACCGCTCTGTTTAATTGTCCCTGCAAAGGTGCAGACCTCGTCTGTCGATACCCTGGTCGAGAAATTATTGTCACTGGGGTTAATTCACCACCCCGACATTGAGCATTACTTATCGCTGTACCTTGGCAAAACGGCGCTCACCGAACTCAAAACATTAACGGTGCACCACTTTGCCAAAAAAGCCTACATCAACCAGATTCATCAAATCCTCGAACCGGTCGCCGAGGGGCTGGGGTTCACAGTCTTGCCACAATCGGCGCTCGACAGTTTCAGCCGCCATCACCAAGTGCAAATTTTAGAGCCACAACACCCGGTCAAAGAGCCCTTGTATTGGGTGACTAAGCGCCATCGCCCGTTACCTGAGCGTTTTACAAAACTAAAACAGCGCATTAAAGACACGCTCGAACTTAGCAATGCGTCGTGA
- a CDS encoding bifunctional diguanylate cyclase/phosphodiesterase, which yields MQLLIIGLLLVGLMFLLCTLRETTRICRRTALPQWRFLWAFVALFILGYLGCIGYFLIMPFNSFYLVFALIMFLGGVFACLITGLSRTSLDKISQSAEQAYFHAHHDSLTGLKNRKAFIDDTNKLIDENGAFVLLLIDLNQFKQINDGLGHYFGDKVLSIIADRLSAQLKPGCMLYRMGGDEFTLVWRDELEKTPFSLEQLIDAIHVSLAPSILVEDHSFTIGASIGISCFPHCSQTLEQLLQRADIAMYHSKRQHLPYAIFNEALEQGVKQRLEIAAKIKQALKNDEFELYFQPLVCMKSQTIEGAELLIRWPQPDGTFIGPDIFIPIAEQTDMIGDITTWVLGRCLRDQTWLAERGFKGILHFNLSAKDLHQPKLVEQLSQAIAQYPEMVAQHLILEVTESDMMTDVEQVTLHMNHLAKLGFTFSIDDFGTGYSSLSLLRKLPVSQLKIDRSFVQNMLNNHADRSIVESVIYLAKALGFSVVAEGVETLEASQQLMQLGCDFQQGYYFSPAVPKAAFWDYCQAYKHQVNASSA from the coding sequence ATGCAATTATTGATCATCGGTCTTCTTCTCGTTGGTTTGATGTTTTTGTTGTGCACCCTTCGAGAAACCACTCGTATTTGCCGGCGTACTGCTTTGCCACAGTGGCGATTTTTATGGGCTTTTGTCGCTCTGTTTATTCTTGGGTACCTCGGCTGTATCGGCTATTTTTTAATAATGCCATTCAACTCGTTTTATCTTGTCTTTGCTCTGATTATGTTTTTAGGTGGCGTGTTCGCCTGTCTGATCACTGGGTTGAGCCGCACCAGCCTAGATAAAATTTCTCAAAGCGCTGAGCAAGCGTATTTTCACGCCCATCACGACAGCTTAACCGGGCTAAAAAATCGCAAGGCGTTTATCGATGACACGAATAAACTTATCGATGAGAATGGGGCTTTCGTTTTGCTGTTGATCGACCTAAATCAATTCAAGCAAATCAATGATGGCTTAGGGCATTATTTCGGTGACAAGGTGCTTAGTATTATCGCCGATCGCTTGAGTGCGCAGCTCAAACCAGGGTGCATGTTGTATCGGATGGGCGGGGATGAATTTACCCTGGTGTGGCGCGATGAGCTTGAGAAAACTCCCTTTTCTCTTGAACAACTGATCGACGCAATACATGTTTCCCTCGCCCCGTCAATCCTTGTTGAAGATCACTCGTTTACCATTGGCGCCAGTATTGGCATCAGTTGTTTCCCTCATTGCAGTCAAACGTTAGAACAATTATTGCAACGGGCCGATATTGCCATGTATCACTCTAAGCGTCAGCACTTGCCTTATGCCATTTTTAACGAAGCGCTAGAACAAGGCGTCAAACAGCGTCTCGAGATCGCGGCCAAAATTAAGCAAGCACTGAAAAACGATGAGTTTGAACTGTATTTTCAGCCTCTTGTGTGTATGAAAAGCCAAACGATTGAAGGGGCGGAGCTGTTAATACGCTGGCCACAACCCGATGGCACTTTTATTGGTCCTGACATTTTCATTCCGATTGCCGAGCAAACCGACATGATCGGTGATATCACCACTTGGGTACTTGGCCGTTGTCTTCGCGACCAAACCTGGTTAGCCGAAAGAGGGTTTAAGGGCATTTTGCACTTTAATTTATCGGCCAAAGATCTGCACCAACCCAAATTGGTTGAGCAACTGAGTCAAGCGATTGCGCAATACCCAGAAATGGTGGCACAGCATTTGATTTTAGAAGTGACCGAAAGCGACATGATGACGGATGTAGAGCAAGTCACCTTGCACATGAATCACCTCGCCAAGTTAGGCTTTACCTTCAGTATTGACGACTTTGGCACCGGGTATTCCTCTTTGTCGTTACTGCGTAAATTGCCGGTTTCCCAATTAAAGATCGATCGCTCTTTTGTGCAAAACATGCTTAACAATCACGCCGACCGCTCGATTGTCGAATCGGTGATATATCTTGCTAAGGCACTGGGTTTTAGTGTGGTCGCTGAAGGGGTGGAAACCCTAGAAGCCAGTCAGCAACTGATGCAACTAGGGTGTGATTTTCAGCAGGGCTATTATTTTAGCCCTGCGGTGCCCAAAGCGGCTTTTTGGGATTACTGCCAAGCGTACAAACACCAAGTAAACGCCTCAAGTGCTTGA
- a CDS encoding TRAP transporter substrate-binding protein — MSVSLYAQTLTLGHAMSTDSAVHQGMLVFAERVKQRSNGELTIHISPNAEQGSERVLTEKVITGQLALAKINGSLAESYAPVFKTISIPYLFRNTAHMRTFLHSHTAQEMLDSTTDKGFRGLTFYDSGSRSFYSNKPIKTPQDMQGLTVRVPKSPTMLEMVELLGAKAIAMPYTKVYQGLKEGVVDSAENNLSSLVEMKHANVVKYYSIDQHTMTPDILIISEKVWRTLSFKQQTVLKLAAIDSLEQEIKLWDKTEKQNIAKAQSMGIHFVSVDKHAFKEKMRPIMEKARNNPDIAPYIEQIQNL, encoded by the coding sequence ATGAGTGTCTCTCTTTATGCCCAAACACTGACTCTCGGCCATGCCATGTCAACAGATAGCGCAGTACATCAAGGTATGCTGGTCTTTGCAGAACGAGTAAAACAACGCTCCAATGGTGAGCTCACCATCCATATCTCACCGAATGCAGAACAAGGCTCAGAGCGCGTATTGACCGAAAAAGTCATCACCGGGCAGCTCGCTTTAGCCAAAATAAACGGCTCACTTGCCGAATCCTACGCCCCGGTGTTTAAAACCATCTCCATTCCCTATCTCTTTCGCAATACCGCACACATGAGAACCTTTCTTCACAGCCACACCGCTCAAGAAATGCTGGACTCAACAACAGACAAAGGCTTTCGCGGCTTAACCTTTTACGACTCCGGCTCACGCAGTTTTTATTCCAATAAGCCGATTAAAACCCCACAAGACATGCAAGGGCTAACTGTTAGGGTGCCCAAATCCCCAACGATGCTAGAAATGGTTGAACTGCTCGGCGCTAAGGCCATCGCCATGCCTTACACCAAAGTGTATCAGGGGCTAAAAGAGGGCGTGGTGGATTCAGCCGAGAACAACCTATCGAGTCTGGTCGAAATGAAGCACGCCAATGTGGTTAAGTATTACTCGATAGATCAACACACCATGACGCCAGACATACTGATTATTTCAGAAAAAGTATGGCGAACGCTCTCTTTTAAGCAGCAAACTGTCCTCAAACTCGCTGCCATCGACTCTCTAGAGCAAGAGATAAAATTGTGGGATAAAACGGAAAAACAAAACATCGCCAAAGCGCAATCAATGGGGATTCACTTCGTCTCGGTCGACAAACACGCCTTTAAAGAGAAAATGCGGCCGATCATGGAAAAAGCGCGCAACAATCCCGATATTGCCCCTTATATTGAACAAATTCAAAACCTCTGA
- a CDS encoding methyl-accepting chemotaxis protein: MKLSVIQRTSTGFFVLFALIVITIVMSLWSLSSINHQLEHTIDTLVPKAEQSNRLSGLLLNINRLVSLHRIESQEDNRDKFKSQAQQMQSAYQTTIQALQQRAMANDSQHFAPLITKIHQHAQSLFTLVDQQFLLREQSLKAEAIQQQLADDFSNEWAFFKDDSQYVVDETAPVNQWLAEGLKNDGLLLGRAVEQALFTQDLQAQQTYLLAITSHYQAMLSKRSQLQASGEVDLEIIAPYFELVEKSIEPGGLVDSITNNSQFLSQQKQLLTEIDRTTEQVLPLIKQANDLVTQELAATKQRAEDKGQVIWLKMALVAVASVVVSLLITWNVVTVIRRGLKQTLNQIQYLVDGDFSHQQTKLQQGDEFGLLSDKLSELTAQLSSIVGSVSQNASELAKGAKQGLASSQTSQSLIAEQRDQIAQAATAIEAMNDGIIDVSTLASGAKDDIENVVDLAYHGQQDIQLTHRLTLELRNLMGDGVQISDGLRQRSEDIASTLTIIQSIAEQTNLLALNAAIEAARAGEQGRGFAVVADEVRVLAGRTQKATVDIMAVIDSLQQACQQAVSIMNRGDQMVGECSAHTEKNQQQLHTIATHLDKAKQSSVSIAQTAEDKLAVAKQVNCIIQQIVDLGTSTVNEADNNAKVSLALQKLADQQRSQIAHFRL; this comes from the coding sequence ATGAAACTATCAGTGATTCAACGAACTTCAACGGGCTTTTTCGTCTTATTTGCATTAATTGTCATTACTATCGTGATGAGCTTGTGGAGCTTGTCGTCAATCAACCATCAACTTGAACACACCATAGATACCTTAGTCCCTAAAGCTGAGCAAAGTAACCGTTTATCGGGGCTACTGCTCAACATCAACCGACTGGTCAGTTTGCATCGCATTGAGTCGCAAGAAGACAACCGAGACAAGTTTAAGTCTCAAGCGCAGCAGATGCAGTCTGCCTATCAAACCACGATACAAGCGTTACAACAGCGAGCCATGGCCAATGACAGCCAACATTTTGCCCCTTTGATCACAAAGATCCATCAGCACGCTCAATCACTGTTTACCTTGGTTGATCAACAATTTTTATTGCGTGAACAGTCTCTAAAAGCGGAGGCGATACAGCAACAATTGGCCGATGATTTTAGTAATGAATGGGCGTTTTTTAAAGACGACAGCCAATATGTTGTTGATGAAACGGCGCCCGTTAATCAATGGCTCGCGGAGGGTTTGAAAAACGATGGCTTGTTGTTGGGGCGAGCGGTGGAGCAGGCACTGTTTACGCAAGACTTACAGGCTCAGCAAACCTATTTACTCGCGATTACATCACATTATCAAGCGATGCTTTCTAAGCGCAGTCAGTTACAGGCCAGTGGCGAGGTTGACCTAGAGATCATTGCGCCTTACTTTGAATTGGTGGAAAAATCGATTGAGCCGGGCGGTTTGGTTGACTCTATCACCAATAACAGCCAATTTTTATCGCAGCAAAAACAGTTGCTGACAGAGATTGATAGGACGACAGAGCAAGTTTTGCCATTGATCAAACAAGCCAATGATCTCGTGACACAAGAGCTGGCGGCCACCAAACAGCGTGCCGAAGACAAGGGGCAAGTCATCTGGTTAAAGATGGCACTTGTGGCGGTGGCTTCGGTCGTGGTGTCTTTGCTGATCACTTGGAATGTCGTCACCGTGATTCGTCGAGGATTAAAGCAGACTTTAAATCAAATTCAATACTTGGTGGATGGTGATTTTTCCCACCAACAAACCAAGCTCCAACAAGGGGACGAATTTGGTTTGTTGAGCGATAAGCTTTCGGAGTTGACGGCGCAGCTTAGTTCGATAGTGGGCTCGGTTAGCCAAAATGCTTCCGAGCTGGCAAAAGGGGCCAAACAAGGGTTAGCCAGCAGTCAAACCAGCCAGAGCTTAATTGCCGAGCAGCGCGATCAAATTGCTCAAGCAGCGACTGCTATTGAAGCGATGAATGACGGAATTATCGATGTGTCGACCTTGGCCAGCGGCGCTAAAGACGACATCGAAAACGTGGTCGATTTAGCCTATCATGGCCAGCAAGACATCCAATTAACGCATCGGTTAACCTTAGAGCTTCGCAACCTCATGGGCGATGGCGTGCAAATCTCCGATGGTTTACGTCAGCGCTCTGAAGATATTGCCAGCACCTTAACCATTATTCAAAGCATTGCCGAGCAAACCAATTTACTCGCCTTGAATGCGGCGATTGAAGCAGCGCGTGCTGGTGAACAAGGTCGCGGGTTTGCTGTGGTCGCGGATGAAGTCCGTGTTTTGGCTGGGCGTACTCAAAAAGCGACCGTGGATATCATGGCGGTCATTGACTCATTGCAGCAAGCGTGTCAGCAAGCGGTGAGTATTATGAACCGGGGGGATCAGATGGTCGGTGAGTGCTCAGCGCACACGGAAAAAAACCAACAACAGTTACATACCATTGCCACCCACTTAGACAAAGCAAAGCAAAGCAGTGTATCGATTGCCCAAACCGCAGAAGATAAGCTGGCGGTGGCTAAACAGGTTAATTGTATTATCCAACAGATTGTTGACTTGGGCACTTCAACGGTCAACGAGGCGGATAACAATGCCAAGGTCAGCTTAGCACTGCAAAAACTCGCCGATCAGCAACGTTCGCAAATCGCGCATTTTCGCTTATAA
- a CDS encoding TRAP transporter substrate-binding protein yields the protein MKKTLLTVLAASVIASVGAQARTLTLGHAMSLDNAAHKGMVIFAEQVDKLSDGDLKVKIFPNAQLGSERDQAEQVVTGALDMAKINGSLAESFEPTFKAISIPFLFQSTEHMHKFMHSDAAKAMLQSSQGKGFLGLTFYDSGSRSFYASKPIKTPDDLKGMKVRVPESPTMMQMINLLGAKATPLPFTEVYTGLQQGVIDAAENNVSSLVEMRHSEVAKYYSTDQHTMSPDLIIISESTWNSLSKAQQDIVSKAAAHSLDEEIKLWEQIETANRAKAKEMGVTFVQVDKAAFREKVKPMLDEAMQDPKLSGYIDQINAL from the coding sequence ATGAAAAAAACACTGTTAACCGTCCTTGCCGCCTCGGTCATTGCCAGTGTGGGGGCTCAAGCTCGCACCTTGACACTCGGTCACGCCATGTCACTCGATAACGCCGCTCACAAAGGCATGGTGATTTTTGCCGAGCAGGTCGACAAGCTTTCCGATGGCGATCTCAAGGTGAAAATATTTCCCAATGCTCAGTTAGGCTCAGAGAGAGATCAAGCGGAACAAGTGGTCACAGGGGCACTCGATATGGCCAAGATAAATGGTTCACTGGCCGAGTCGTTCGAACCCACGTTTAAAGCGATCTCGATTCCTTTCTTATTCCAAAGTACCGAGCACATGCACAAGTTCATGCACAGTGATGCCGCCAAAGCCATGTTGCAATCGAGTCAAGGTAAAGGCTTTTTGGGTTTGACGTTTTATGACTCGGGGTCGCGCAGCTTTTACGCCAGTAAACCGATTAAAACCCCAGACGATCTCAAAGGCATGAAAGTTCGGGTGCCAGAATCGCCAACCATGATGCAAATGATCAATTTACTCGGTGCCAAAGCCACGCCACTGCCTTTCACTGAAGTGTATACCGGCTTACAACAAGGGGTCATTGATGCAGCTGAGAACAACGTGTCTAGCCTGGTTGAGATGAGACATTCCGAAGTGGCCAAGTACTATTCGACCGATCAGCACACCATGAGCCCGGATTTGATCATCATTTCAGAGTCCACCTGGAACAGCCTGTCGAAAGCGCAGCAAGACATTGTATCGAAAGCCGCCGCTCACTCTCTTGATGAAGAAATCAAACTGTGGGAGCAAATTGAAACGGCCAACCGAGCGAAAGCCAAAGAAATGGGCGTGACCTTTGTCCAGGTTGATAAAGCCGCCTTCAGAGAAAAGGTAAAACCTATGCTTGACGAAGCGATGCAGGATCCGAAACTCTCTGGCTATATTGACCAGATCAACGCGCTCTAA